In one window of Arachis ipaensis cultivar K30076 chromosome B06, Araip1.1, whole genome shotgun sequence DNA:
- the LOC107647607 gene encoding uncharacterized protein LOC107647607 yields the protein MKTINLGAWEYLQRFDPAVWTKAYFSHGPKVDNISNNMCEVWNTKIVEYQEKPILIMCEDLRCYLMRKIATHKKKLENHSGHLAPVQQKKLDEFVKPKANKSRAIWAGDNDRVLFELHRGTNKVGVNLQQRTCTCNVWQLTAMYKISLKPEDHVHKWLTMQSIKATYMHCIKPVNSEEYWNPCDAPKTEPPNIKRSAYSPKIKRKDGGSNVNLNNDNVQPAPPMDQLTKAKKNKKKIPKTLPRKDNFDPQEQRDKISLSQNAPQAKEVARESINLNQSPPQSNSTPNLNHVQRRKHPIVRPRLATAPISVPPSFELSTPPYVQEALGLRPYVPTEHNVNPRTTITNVPL from the exons ATGAAGACAATCAATTTGGGTGCATGGGAGTATCTCCAGAGATTTGATCCGGCAGTGTGGACAAAAGCTTATTTCAGTCATGGGCCAAAGGTGGATAATATTAGCAACAATATGTGCGAGGTGTGGAACACCAAGATCGTAGAGTATCAGGAAAAACCAATCTTAATAATGTGTGAAGACTTAAGGTGCTATCTAATGAGAAAAATAGCAACACACAAGAAGAAGCTAGAGAATCATAGTGGTCACTTGGCACCAGTACAGCAGAAGAAATTGGACGAGTTTGTCAAGCCTAAAGCTAACAAGTCGAGAGCCATCTGGGCTGGAGACAATGATAGAGTGTTGTTTGAGCTTCATAGAGGAACTAACAAGGTTGGAGTCAACCTTCAACAAAGGACCTGCACTTGTAATGTTTGGCAACTTACTG CAATGTATAAAATTAGTCTTAAGCCAGAGGATCATGTGCATAAATGGCTCACCATGCAATCAATTAAAGCAACATACATGCATTGTATTAAACCAGTTAACTCAGAGGAGTACTGGAACCCTTGTGATGCTCCAAAGACAGAACCACCCAACATTAAGAGATCAGCTTATAGCCCCAAAATAAAGAGGAAG GATGGAGGTTCTAATGTTAATCTGAACAATGATAATGTACAACCTGCACCACCTATGGATCAACTG acaaaagcaaagaagaacaaaaagaaaattccAAAGACATTACCTAGGAAGGATAATTTTGACCCTCAGGAACAGAGAGATAAAATTTCCCTTTCACAAAATGCACCCCAAGCAAAAGAG GTTGCAAGAGAATCTATCAACCTGAATCAGTCACCCCCTCAATCCAACTCCACCCCCAATCTTAATCATGTCCAGAGAAGAAAACACCCTATTGTTAGGCCCCGACTGGCGACTGCTCCTATATCGGTTCCACCTTCATTTGAACTATCTACTCCACCATATGTTCAAGAAGCATTAGGTCTCAGACCCTATGTTCCAACCGAACATAATGTGAACCCGAGGACAACAATTACTAATGTCCCCCTTTAA